In Dysgonomonadaceae bacterium zrk40, one genomic interval encodes:
- a CDS encoding dehydrogenase, which produces MPKVQIIDPQEVRKPGFVEFSPIPVNQYQKSVKDERAHFSDEEFKAIYHDMVLIREFETMLNLIKTKGEYNGTPYNHPGPAHLSIGQESAAVGMAWTLTVDDFIFGSHRSHGEILAKGMSAIHKLEDEELTAILESFFDGAVYEIVKKDFNGSVKELAKRFLVYGTLAEIFARKTGFNRGLGGSMHAFFTPFGVYPNNAIVGGSGDIAVGAALYKKVNRKPGLVVANIGDASLACGPVWEGISFASMDQFRELWEGEMQGGLPVIINIMNNQYGMGGQTTGETMGYGIAARIGAGVNDDQMHAERVDGYNPLAVIDAYKRKRKVIEEKRGPVLLDVLTYRYSGHSPSDASSYRTKEEVEAWEEQDCIRSYGDQLLEAGVATKEALDQVSDEIRKLVYEMFLKSIDDDLSPRMDNADVIGEMMFSNGSVDSFSDAKPDVLIPMEENPRVKKIANKERFAFDAEGKPFSKMKQYQLRDGIFEAIIDRFYKDASLIAYGEENRDWGGAFAVYGGLTEALPYHRLFNSPIAEASIVGTAIGYAMCGGRVIPEIMYCDFIGRAGDEIFNQLPKWQAMSGNVLKMPVVVRVSVGSKYGAQHSQDWTSLVAHIPGIKVCFPVTPYDAKGLMNAALQGTDPVIFFESQRIYDIGEQFHQGGVPEGYYEIPIGEPDVKKEGSDITFLTVGHTLYPALKAAEELEEKYGMSAEVIDARSLVPFNYEKVIASVKKTGKIIVAGDATARGSFLNDLAANIGQLAFDYLDAPVCVLGSRNWITPAHELEEAFFPQSGWFLDMIHERIQPLNGYIADENLTGGEMINRAKKGI; this is translated from the coding sequence ATGCCTAAAGTACAAATCATCGATCCGCAAGAGGTTCGAAAACCGGGATTCGTAGAATTTAGTCCCATTCCCGTAAACCAGTATCAGAAGAGTGTGAAGGATGAAAGAGCGCACTTTTCGGATGAGGAGTTCAAAGCCATATACCATGACATGGTACTGATTCGTGAGTTTGAAACCATGTTGAACCTGATTAAGACCAAGGGTGAGTATAACGGTACGCCCTATAACCACCCCGGTCCTGCTCACCTTTCCATCGGGCAGGAATCTGCAGCTGTAGGTATGGCCTGGACATTGACGGTCGATGATTTTATTTTCGGCAGCCACCGCTCACATGGTGAAATTCTTGCAAAGGGAATGTCTGCCATTCACAAGCTAGAGGATGAGGAGCTCACTGCGATCTTGGAATCTTTCTTCGACGGTGCGGTTTATGAGATTGTGAAAAAAGATTTCAACGGTTCGGTCAAAGAGCTGGCGAAACGATTTCTGGTCTATGGAACGCTTGCTGAGATCTTTGCCCGCAAGACCGGGTTCAACAGGGGATTGGGTGGATCCATGCATGCTTTCTTCACTCCGTTCGGTGTCTATCCAAACAACGCCATCGTGGGAGGGTCGGGTGACATAGCCGTAGGTGCGGCACTTTATAAGAAGGTGAACCGAAAACCGGGACTGGTAGTGGCCAACATTGGCGATGCTTCCCTTGCCTGCGGTCCAGTATGGGAAGGAATCTCCTTTGCCTCTATGGATCAGTTCCGTGAGCTTTGGGAAGGTGAGATGCAGGGCGGCCTGCCGGTAATCATCAACATCATGAACAACCAGTACGGCATGGGAGGCCAAACCACCGGCGAGACAATGGGTTATGGCATTGCCGCACGTATTGGTGCGGGGGTAAACGATGACCAGATGCACGCGGAGCGGGTGGACGGTTACAACCCCCTGGCGGTGATCGATGCCTACAAACGGAAGCGGAAGGTCATTGAAGAGAAGAGAGGTCCCGTGCTGCTCGACGTGCTTACCTATCGCTACAGCGGACACTCACCTTCCGACGCCTCTTCCTATCGTACCAAAGAGGAGGTTGAGGCCTGGGAAGAGCAGGATTGCATCCGCAGCTACGGCGATCAGTTGCTTGAAGCCGGGGTTGCTACCAAGGAGGCGCTCGACCAGGTATCAGACGAGATCAGGAAACTGGTCTATGAGATGTTTCTCAAGTCGATCGACGATGACCTCTCACCCCGCATGGACAATGCCGATGTGATTGGTGAGATGATGTTCTCCAACGGATCGGTCGACTCTTTCTCCGATGCGAAACCCGACGTGCTGATACCTATGGAAGAGAACCCGCGTGTGAAGAAGATTGCCAACAAAGAGCGTTTTGCGTTCGATGCAGAGGGCAAGCCTTTCAGCAAGATGAAGCAGTACCAACTGCGTGACGGTATCTTCGAGGCAATCATTGATCGTTTTTACAAGGATGCTTCCCTCATCGCCTACGGTGAAGAGAACCGTGACTGGGGAGGGGCTTTTGCCGTTTATGGAGGTCTCACGGAAGCGCTGCCCTACCATCGTCTCTTCAACTCACCAATCGCTGAGGCCTCCATCGTGGGGACTGCAATCGGCTATGCCATGTGCGGCGGACGGGTGATCCCGGAGATCATGTACTGTGACTTTATTGGCCGTGCCGGAGATGAGATTTTCAACCAGCTACCAAAGTGGCAGGCTATGAGTGGCAATGTTCTCAAGATGCCGGTGGTGGTCCGCGTATCTGTAGGCTCGAAATATGGCGCACAGCACTCACAGGACTGGACCTCGCTTGTGGCTCATATCCCGGGAATCAAGGTCTGCTTCCCGGTAACACCCTACGATGCCAAGGGTTTGATGAACGCAGCCCTGCAAGGTACCGACCCGGTAATCTTCTTCGAGAGCCAGCGCATTTACGACATCGGTGAACAGTTTCACCAAGGAGGGGTGCCCGAGGGGTACTATGAGATTCCCATCGGTGAACCCGATGTGAAAAAAGAGGGAAGTGATATCACCTTCCTGACCGTGGGTCATACCCTCTATCCGGCTTTAAAGGCAGCCGAAGAGCTCGAAGAGAAATATGGTATGAGTGCCGAGGTAATCGATGCCCGCTCACTGGTGCCCTTCAACTATGAGAAGGTGATTGCTTCGGTGAAGAAGACCGGTAAGATCATCGTGGCTGGCGATGCCACAGCCCGTGGTTCATTTCTGAACGATCTGGCAGCCAACATCGGTCAGCTGGCGTTCGACTATCTTGATGCCCCTGTATGCGTGCTCGGTTCCCGTAACTGGATCACCCCGGCACATGAGCTGGAAGAGGCGTTCTTCCCACAATCGGGCTGGTTCCTCGATATGATTCATGAGCGGATACAACCCCTCAATGGATATATCGCCGATGAGAACTTAACCGGAGGTGAGATGATCAACAGAGCTAAAAAAGGAATCTAA
- the lpdA gene encoding dihydrolipoyl dehydrogenase: MIDLLIIGGGPAGYVAAERAGHNGLNVVLFEKKAMGGVCLNEGCIPTKTLLYGAKIYENALHGDKYGVFGDNIRFDYEKMISRKKKVVRKLVSGVEGKMKANKVTVVKGDAMIEGRSAVGIEVSCNGEKYTGKNLLICTGSEASVPPIPGLKEAGDVVLTNREILEMNQRPASLVVIGGGVIGMEFASFFNSLGTKVTVIEMLPEILGGLDIEISAMLRGIYAKKGIEFNLNAKVIQVEGNNVIFEKDGETHKVDGDKILLSVGRRPVTQGLGLEKLGVELLRNGIKVDEKMRTNVPGVFAAGDVTGFSLLAHTASREGEVVVNNLTGRNDMMRYNAIPGVVYTNPEVAGVGETEESAKEKKIAYRVAKLPMAYAGRFVAENEGGSGLCKVLVGEKHGEVIGVHMLGNPSSEIIYGACMAIEQEMTLKEMQEVVFPHPTVSEIFKETVFSF, from the coding sequence ATGATAGATTTACTGATTATCGGCGGTGGCCCCGCCGGATATGTTGCGGCAGAGAGAGCCGGTCACAACGGTTTAAATGTGGTGCTTTTCGAAAAGAAAGCAATGGGTGGTGTCTGTCTAAACGAAGGTTGTATCCCGACCAAGACGCTGCTTTATGGGGCCAAAATCTATGAAAATGCCCTCCATGGGGATAAGTATGGTGTTTTTGGAGATAACATCCGCTTCGACTATGAAAAGATGATTTCCCGCAAGAAGAAAGTAGTCCGAAAGTTAGTCTCCGGTGTAGAGGGCAAGATGAAAGCCAACAAGGTCACCGTTGTAAAGGGGGATGCGATGATTGAAGGACGTTCAGCCGTAGGTATTGAAGTCAGCTGTAACGGTGAAAAGTATACAGGTAAGAACCTACTGATATGTACCGGCTCTGAGGCTTCCGTGCCACCCATACCCGGATTGAAAGAGGCAGGTGATGTGGTTCTTACAAACCGGGAGATTCTGGAGATGAACCAACGGCCTGCGTCACTGGTTGTGATAGGTGGTGGTGTGATCGGGATGGAGTTTGCAAGCTTTTTCAACAGCCTGGGGACGAAGGTGACGGTGATAGAGATGCTGCCGGAGATTCTGGGGGGGCTTGATATAGAGATCTCTGCCATGCTTCGAGGCATCTATGCCAAAAAAGGGATCGAGTTTAACCTTAATGCCAAGGTTATACAGGTTGAAGGCAACAATGTGATTTTTGAGAAAGATGGTGAAACACATAAGGTTGATGGTGATAAGATCTTGCTGAGTGTTGGCCGCCGACCAGTTACACAGGGACTCGGTCTGGAGAAGCTGGGAGTGGAGCTGTTGCGAAACGGCATCAAGGTGGATGAGAAGATGCGGACCAACGTGCCCGGCGTCTTCGCCGCAGGAGATGTCACCGGCTTTTCTTTGCTTGCCCACACTGCCAGCCGCGAAGGGGAGGTAGTGGTCAACAACCTAACCGGTAGAAATGACATGATGCGCTACAATGCCATCCCCGGTGTTGTCTACACCAACCCTGAGGTGGCCGGTGTGGGAGAAACCGAGGAATCGGCAAAAGAAAAAAAAATTGCCTACAGGGTGGCTAAGCTTCCCATGGCCTACGCAGGCCGATTCGTCGCCGAGAACGAGGGTGGCAGCGGCCTATGCAAGGTGCTGGTGGGAGAAAAGCATGGAGAGGTGATTGGGGTACACATGCTGGGCAATCCCTCCAGTGAGATCATTTACGGTGCCTGTATGGCCATTGAACAGGAAATGACCCTGAAAGAGATGCAGGAGGTGGTTTTCCCGCACCCCACCGTGAGTGAAATATTTAAAGAGACTGTATTCAGTTTTTAA